AAGAGAAGAATGGATGACGACAACGTCACACCCTCTTGGGGTGTTAGCTTAGAAGAGGATGAGGAAGAAGACCCTGAATACCTTGGAGCtccaagtaattaattaatacacaTATATCATTCAAGGCCTTTGCCTTGGGAAATTATTATATGGTCATAATGGTCCTATCTAATGTCCACATGACATGTTACTACAATTTTTAATCTACCCAAAAGAGTTAATAAGGTGTCACATGCAGATTGGCCATAACATATAATAGTTcagaacatatatatatagaacaaTTTCTCCTTGACCCTTAGTTTATATTATTCATTAGAACTTGTTCTTTCTTCTCtactttttcatctttttatgtACATAACAACTCTTGTGTGGACATTATTACATTTCAGTGTATGAATCAGAGCTGGCACCTGAGGAATACAAAGAATATGCAAGGCAACATCCAAGAGCAAATCCAGTAATCTCTGAGAAGCATGTTTTGCACAACGCTGTCAAATTAGGAGCGGAGCAGGATCAACAGAAGTCACGTGGTGCTGTCAGTGCCAGGTTCACGACAACAACTCCAAACATGACATCTGAAACCACAGCTCAGAAACTGACACCTGTCTATGTTGGAGTGTCAAATGCAGCTAATGCTATATCCTCCAAAATTCAAGCTGTTTCTAGTTCCACAACTGCTCCTGCAGCCAACGACATGTCCTCACATACCTCATCACTTCCATCATCTTCAATGCAAAATTCATCATCCGCTTCCCTGAGTGGGAAGAATACATCTTGCCAAAAGAGTGCTTCTCTCAGAGATAATTTGATGAACCAGTGTGAACAAGGTGATAGAGCCCGAAATGTGCCTACAATGCAAAAATCATCATCCTTATCTGCTTCGATGACTGAGAATAAGAATATTACAAGCCTAATGAG
The nucleotide sequence above comes from Glycine soja cultivar W05 chromosome 11, ASM419377v2, whole genome shotgun sequence. Encoded proteins:
- the LOC114374161 gene encoding uncharacterized protein LOC114374161, translated to MPLPAERTYRYVDTSRSPTAIISVEQFLRATPGGESCRKSPTYSPTSSSPSSPYFEKLKNQDPEEDHGLYQKKSVLTKVKERARKFRYSLSKRRMDDDNVTPSWGVSLEEDEEEDPEYLGAPMYESELAPEEYKEYARQHPRANPVISEKHVLHNAVKLGAEQDQQKSRGAVSARFTTTTPNMTSETTAQKLTPVYVGVSNAANAISSKIQAVSSSTTAPAANDMSSHTSSLPSSSMQNSSSASLSGKNTSCQKSASLRDNLMNQCEQGDRARNVPTMQKSSSLSASMTENKNITSLMSASVKDYSMNKSEPRDDAKTVSQPQVMISEATSPKRTSSNAGVMDKVRGAVNSLLGNEEPSQQYGVKTPTTRTSSQQTQQVDQEENRRRILQEN